One window of Eisenibacter elegans DSM 3317 genomic DNA carries:
- a CDS encoding CAP domain-containing protein — translation MACSKPEDIQPDVLGATTENELNPQRMLELVNQYRTQGCTCGTTRMLPVPPLTWNNKLERAAIDHSKDMRDNNYFSHTSLDGTRFTERITRAGYQFNAAGENIARGQTSEQAVVDSWIRSEGHCRNIMSGNFTEIGAGRSGNYWTQVFARPR, via the coding sequence ATGGCATGTAGCAAACCCGAAGACATTCAGCCGGATGTCCTTGGCGCTACCACAGAAAATGAGCTCAATCCTCAGCGAATGCTTGAGCTGGTCAACCAATATCGTACCCAAGGTTGTACTTGTGGTACTACGCGGATGTTGCCCGTACCACCACTAACTTGGAATAACAAATTAGAACGCGCCGCTATAGACCATAGCAAGGATATGCGTGACAACAACTATTTCAGCCATACTAGCCTTGACGGTACTCGCTTTACGGAGCGCATCACCCGAGCGGGGTATCAATTTAACGCCGCAGGCGAAAATATCGCCCGTGGACAAACCAGCGAGCAAGCTGTTGTGGATTCTTGGATTCGTAGCGAGGGGCACTGCCGCAATATCATGAGTGGCAATTTCACCGAAATAGGTGCAGGGCGCTCCGGAAACTACTGGACACAGGTCTTTGCCCGCCCACGCTAA
- a CDS encoding alpha-ketoacid dehydrogenase subunit alpha/beta, protein MITKEASTPAASLMSTEAVLHDYRVACESREASLIGRKEVFMGKAKFGIFGDGKELAQIAMAKAFRPGDFRSGYYRDQTFMLAIEELNLQQYFAQLYAHTDVEADPASAGRMMNGHFGTRMLQPDGSLKPLADLRNSSSDISPTAGQMPRMLGIAFASKLFRQNPELHQFTNLSRQGNEISFGTIGNASTSEGLFYETINAAGVLQVPLLISVWDDAYGISVPQEYHTTKGSISKVLAGFKRSKKEEGFEIITVRGWDYPALVEAYQQAADICRTEHVPVLVHVTEVTQPQGHSTSGSHERYKSKERLEWELEHDCIRKMREWILGENIASEETLAQIEKEAKQAATDARKAAWNAFIGSIQDIHQEAVALLQEALDQYPEQADKLQPLHQFLAKNPTPLKRDGISAVRQTLLWTRHAAAHPLRAKMIGWLEKAQAQAAEDYNSYLFSESEEAAITIAPNSPRYAAEPPMVDGREVLQANFDHILTHNPLVMAFGEDVGRIGDVNQAFAGLQEKHGELRVMDTGIREATIIGQGIGAALRGLRPIAEIQYLDYLLYALQILSDDLACLQYRTKGGQKAPLIIRTRGHRLEGIWHSGSPMGMILHSLRGIHVLVPRNMTKAAAFYNTMLRSDEPALIVECLNGYRLKEKMPENLGEFTEALGVPEVIREGSDITVVTYGSMCRIVMEAAELLAEVGISLEVIDVQTLLPFDLQHRIVASLRKTNRVIFADEDVPGGATAFMMQQVLEGQDGYRWLDSKPLTISAQPHRPAYGSDGDYFSKPSVDDVFEAAYSLMHEADPAVFPALR, encoded by the coding sequence ATGATTACCAAAGAAGCATCTACTCCTGCTGCATCCCTTATGAGTACTGAGGCCGTCTTACACGACTACCGCGTGGCCTGTGAAAGCCGCGAGGCTAGCCTTATCGGGCGTAAAGAAGTATTTATGGGCAAGGCCAAATTTGGCATCTTTGGCGATGGCAAGGAGCTGGCCCAAATAGCGATGGCCAAGGCGTTCCGCCCCGGCGATTTCCGCTCCGGCTATTACCGCGACCAAACCTTTATGTTGGCCATCGAAGAGCTCAACTTGCAACAATATTTTGCCCAACTCTACGCCCATACTGATGTAGAGGCAGACCCCGCCTCTGCCGGGCGGATGATGAACGGCCACTTTGGTACGCGTATGCTCCAACCCGACGGCTCCCTGAAGCCGCTGGCCGATTTGCGCAACTCCTCTTCTGATATATCGCCTACCGCAGGGCAGATGCCCCGTATGCTCGGCATTGCGTTTGCTTCCAAGCTTTTCAGGCAAAACCCTGAGCTACACCAGTTTACAAACTTATCACGCCAAGGAAACGAAATTTCGTTTGGCACCATTGGCAACGCTTCTACTTCCGAAGGCCTGTTTTATGAGACCATCAATGCTGCCGGGGTATTGCAGGTTCCACTGTTGATTTCGGTTTGGGATGATGCCTATGGCATTTCTGTTCCCCAAGAATACCACACGACCAAGGGCAGTATCTCGAAAGTATTGGCCGGCTTCAAGCGTAGTAAGAAAGAAGAAGGCTTTGAAATCATCACTGTACGCGGTTGGGATTACCCAGCGCTGGTAGAGGCCTACCAACAGGCCGCCGATATCTGCCGCACGGAGCACGTACCCGTGTTGGTACACGTAACGGAAGTAACCCAGCCCCAAGGGCACTCTACCTCCGGCTCACACGAACGCTACAAGTCGAAGGAGCGCCTCGAATGGGAGCTAGAGCACGATTGTATCCGCAAGATGCGCGAATGGATTTTGGGTGAGAATATCGCTTCGGAAGAAACACTGGCACAAATCGAAAAAGAAGCCAAACAAGCCGCCACTGATGCCCGCAAAGCCGCTTGGAATGCATTTATCGGCAGCATACAGGATATCCACCAAGAGGCGGTAGCACTCCTGCAAGAGGCGCTCGACCAATATCCTGAGCAAGCTGACAAGCTACAGCCCCTGCATCAGTTTTTGGCTAAAAATCCTACCCCACTCAAGCGCGACGGCATCAGCGCCGTACGCCAGACCTTGCTCTGGACACGCCACGCAGCCGCCCACCCGCTCCGTGCTAAGATGATTGGCTGGCTCGAAAAAGCACAAGCCCAAGCCGCAGAAGACTATAACTCATACCTCTTCAGTGAATCTGAGGAAGCCGCCATCACCATCGCCCCCAACAGCCCACGCTATGCGGCGGAGCCCCCTATGGTCGATGGGCGTGAGGTGTTGCAAGCCAATTTTGACCATATCCTGACCCACAATCCACTGGTAATGGCCTTTGGCGAAGATGTAGGCCGCATTGGCGACGTAAACCAAGCCTTCGCCGGACTGCAAGAAAAGCACGGGGAGTTGCGCGTGATGGATACCGGTATCCGCGAAGCCACCATCATCGGCCAAGGCATTGGTGCAGCCTTGCGCGGCTTACGCCCTATTGCCGAAATCCAATATCTCGACTACTTACTCTACGCCCTGCAAATATTGTCGGATGATTTGGCCTGCCTACAATACCGCACCAAGGGCGGCCAAAAAGCCCCCCTCATCATACGTACACGCGGCCACCGCCTAGAAGGCATCTGGCATTCGGGCTCTCCGATGGGGATGATTTTGCACAGCTTGCGCGGCATCCACGTACTTGTACCCCGCAATATGACCAAGGCAGCAGCGTTTTACAATACTATGCTCCGCTCTGACGAGCCGGCGCTCATCGTAGAATGCCTCAACGGCTACCGCCTCAAAGAAAAGATGCCCGAAAACTTGGGCGAATTTACGGAGGCACTGGGGGTACCCGAAGTCATCCGTGAGGGAAGCGACATCACTGTGGTTACTTATGGCTCTATGTGCCGCATTGTGATGGAAGCCGCCGAGCTGCTCGCAGAGGTAGGCATCTCGCTAGAGGTGATTGATGTGCAGACGCTCCTGCCCTTCGACTTACAGCACCGCATTGTGGCTTCGCTACGGAAAACCAACCGTGTGATTTTTGCGGACGAAGATGTACCCGGCGGGGCTACTGCCTTTATGATGCAACAAGTGCTCGAAGGGCAAGATGGCTATCGCTGGCTGGACTCTAAGCCTCTC
- a CDS encoding SDR family NAD(P)-dependent oxidoreductase codes for MEYVFKDKVVLITGASSGIGKSTALAFAKQGAILALADIQTEPGQALAESIQKAGVQAIFHTLDVTDAAGVEAWVKDIAQRFGRIDIAINNAGIDGTDLKTHEYPLDLFDKVMQINVQGVWYCMRAQLPFMLAQQEGVIVNTASIAGLGAFHGHSAYAASKHAVIGLTRTAAVEYAKYGIRVNAVCPGFTETPMVFNAVSTTPDKLNKLAYINPTRRIGKPEEIADAILYLSSPQSSYVNGQSLAVDGGLSIN; via the coding sequence ATGGAATACGTTTTCAAAGATAAGGTAGTGCTCATTACAGGGGCATCTTCGGGCATCGGTAAATCAACAGCGCTGGCTTTTGCCAAGCAAGGTGCTATCTTAGCACTGGCCGATATCCAAACTGAGCCCGGACAGGCCTTGGCTGAAAGCATTCAAAAAGCCGGCGTACAAGCCATTTTTCATACCCTCGACGTAACTGACGCTGCCGGGGTAGAGGCTTGGGTAAAGGATATTGCCCAACGTTTTGGCCGCATAGACATTGCCATCAATAATGCCGGTATCGATGGAACAGACCTCAAAACGCACGAATACCCGCTCGATTTGTTTGACAAAGTCATGCAAATCAATGTACAGGGCGTGTGGTACTGTATGCGGGCGCAGCTGCCCTTTATGTTGGCGCAACAAGAGGGTGTGATTGTCAACACAGCCTCTATCGCAGGCTTGGGTGCTTTTCACGGGCACTCGGCCTATGCCGCCAGCAAACACGCCGTAATCGGCCTGACACGCACGGCAGCCGTAGAATATGCCAAATATGGCATCAGGGTCAATGCTGTTTGCCCAGGATTTACCGAGACACCCATGGTTTTCAACGCCGTATCGACTACTCCCGACAAGCTCAACAAGCTGGCTTACATCAACCCTACCCGCCGCATTGGCAAGCCCGAAGAGATTGCCGACGCGATTTTGTACCTCAGCTCCCCTCAGTCTTCGTATGTAAATGGTCAATCTTTGGCCGTAGATGGGGGGCTGTCTATCAATTAG
- a CDS encoding DUF1573 domain-containing protein: MFALQPTTLKALIVGYLIALPALLQAQGIMVFEREIHDFGVVAAGTIVTYEFGFVNKGNAPIQLLAVEPSCGCTSTDWTREPVPVGKTGFVRLSFNTNGYEGAFAKSVLLKSNAREPIKILFIKGLLTERAYNTATAEGIAVEGAIQEAPFNNTKPKLDFSRMLFSRNMVGLTPYER, translated from the coding sequence ATGTTTGCTTTACAACCCACAACCCTCAAAGCACTGATTGTAGGCTATCTGATAGCCTTGCCAGCCTTGCTCCAAGCTCAAGGAATAATGGTTTTTGAGCGCGAAATACACGATTTTGGTGTAGTAGCCGCCGGTACTATCGTTACCTACGAGTTTGGCTTTGTCAACAAAGGCAATGCTCCTATCCAATTGTTGGCAGTAGAGCCATCCTGTGGATGTACCTCTACTGATTGGACACGGGAGCCTGTGCCCGTCGGCAAAACAGGCTTTGTGAGGCTTAGCTTCAATACCAATGGATATGAGGGGGCTTTTGCCAAAAGTGTACTACTCAAAAGCAATGCCCGAGAGCCAATCAAAATATTGTTTATCAAAGGGTTATTGACCGAAAGAGCCTACAACACAGCTACCGCCGAAGGCATTGCTGTAGAGGGCGCAATACAGGAAGCTCCCTTCAATAACACTAAGCCCAAACTCGACTTCAGTCGGATGTTGTTTAGCCGAAATATGGTTGGCCTTACCCCCTATGAGCGCTAA